The following DNA comes from Sphingopyxis sp. BSN-002.
GGGCGGTTTTCGATGCCTCGGCCTTCGGCGCTTCGGCTGCCGCCTTGTCGGCCTTCGTACCGCAGGCGGCGAGCGCAAGAGCAAGCGCGAGGAGGGGGAGGTGGCGAGGGGGCATGCGGCTTCTCCTGCTATCGCACCATCCTATCACGCAGCCTGCGCGAAGAACATCAGATAGACGAGGCGGCCGTCGTCGGGTCCGGTACCGAAGCCCGCGGCGCTGTTATGGAACATCCACGGGCTGAACAGGATCAGCCGGTTGAAGCGCATCGGCGCGGTGAAGCTCTTCTCCCACGCCGCGGGTTTCAGCGTGTCGCGGTTGACGACGTCGTCGACCAGCCGGTTGATGTCGGGATAGCCCGCGCCGTGGATTCCCTCGGCCGTCGTCGGCACGCGGTCGAGACCGCTGCGGCGATGGCGATAGAAGTCGGTCCCGCCCCGGCAATGTTCGGGCGGGGTGAGGTAAAGAATGCCCGACCAGGCCGCGGGGTCGATATGCACCCCGCTTTTGCCGCGATCGTTCTTCAGCGTCAGGCGGCAATGGCCGTGAAGCGTCCCCGGCGCGCCGACGAGATTCAGCCCGGTGAGGCGCGAGACGTAATCGTCGATCCCCTTGATCGGCAGCGCGCGGGTCGACGTGATGCCCGGATAGTTGGCGCCCGCGGGCTTCGGCTCGTAACCGAGCCCCAGCGCCTGCCGCCTCAACTCGTGCGGGTTGGCGACGAAATCGTCGATCATGACGAAGCTTGGCGTCATATGGTCCCGTCGGGCGTTGCCGGCCCTTACCCCTTCGGCTGTGCAGACG
Coding sequences within:
- a CDS encoding DUF6445 family protein, with translation MTPSFVMIDDFVANPHELRRQALGLGYEPKPAGANYPGITSTRALPIKGIDDYVSRLTGLNLVGAPGTLHGHCRLTLKNDRGKSGVHIDPAAWSGILYLTPPEHCRGGTDFYRHRRSGLDRVPTTAEGIHGAGYPDINRLVDDVVNRDTLKPAAWEKSFTAPMRFNRLILFSPWMFHNSAAGFGTGPDDGRLVYLMFFAQAA